Proteins from a genomic interval of Zingiber officinale cultivar Zhangliang chromosome 2A, Zo_v1.1, whole genome shotgun sequence:
- the LOC122041696 gene encoding uncharacterized protein LOC122041696, giving the protein MTFQYLILQYLNPANELFIYFYASNDIDSMKGKMVVCEDESEADICADSDGLNSLHDSDEDEVTNYPLFDPKKDFENLELKLGLVFNSKKEAKFTIESHCIRQGRPVKFVKNDNIQLWAKCNDDNCCWMIHVAKMTNDNCWQVRNFDGCHSHCVRDFKNKCVNSTWLGKTFAKKFSTNPKLGHLEFREEISTILQSDFSRKTAYMAKRKALKLVQGSVEEQFQQIRKYCVELKRSDVGATIVLKLTEDDEGPRFQRLYVCFSACKQGFKNACRRIIGVDGCFLKVEHGGQLLSAVGLDPNNNIFPICYAMVERETKDSWTWFLRLLDEDIGISNDPHTWAFMSDKQKGLIPALESLFPDVEHRFCVRHLESNMKRDGFKSVAIKIAFWAAAKATRIEEFQVHMAELKDIDAKAYGWLVNKPESQWCKAYFSTTSKSDILLNNMCESFNSFILDAREKPIIEMFEIIRNLLMGRFQKNRERAEKWKGRICSKIRDVLEKIYVEAIRYSPMKSDEMHYQITRSDDRRDQHSVDLLSRSCSCRKYDLTGIPCKHVVCAIWCKKDDPEAYVHPYYLVETYKRCYAARIMPINGPDLWPQCDLTPPLPPVYKEKVGRPAKLRRREPDEPPPSENKLRGVKKFTKCKLCGGSGHNKRTCNRTENVQHQEAVQQEPMTQQSAILPNNNLDPTRKEKLQVKRARQVGVNIEGNSGSISLINVNQSLNIHTPAFFKDSVSFTTVSRLQASAGVRGRVEQSSSLPANPMVKSNSSQESFKKK; this is encoded by the exons atgacTTTTCAATATCTCATTCTTCAATATCTCAATCCAGCAAatgagttatttatttatttttatgctaGCAATGATATAGACTCTATGAAAGGAAAAATGGTTGTCTGTGAGGATGAAAGTGAAGCGGATATTTGTGCAGACAGTGATGGTTTAAACAGTCTTCATGATTCTGATGAGGATGAAGTTACAAATTATCCATTGTTTGATCCAAAGAAGGATTTTGAAAACCTAGAGTTGAAGCTTGGTTTAGTTTTTAACTCAAAAAAAGAAGCAAAATTCACAATTGAAAGTCATTGCATTAGACAAGGAAGACCTGTGAAGTTTGTAAAAAATGATAATATCCAGCTTTGGGCTAAGTGCAATGATGATAATTGCTGTTGGATGATCCATGTTGCGAAGATGACTAATGATAACTGTTGGCAAGTAAGAAATTTTGATGGATGTCACAGTCATTGTGTTCGGGATTTTAAAAACAAGTGTGTCAACTCAACATGGTTGGGAAAAACTTTTGCTAAAAAATTCAGCACAAATCCTAAATTGGGACACTTGGAGTTTAGGGAAGAGATTTCTACCATCCTGCAATCAGATTTTTCGAGGAAGACTGCCTACATGGCTAAGAGAAAGGCGCTGAAATTGGTGCAAGGTTCTGTCGAGGAGCAATTTCAGCAAATAAGGAAGTATTGTGTTGAATTGAAAAGATCTGACGTTGGGGCTACTATAGTTTTGAAGTTGACGGAGGATGATGAAGGTCCAAGGTTTCAGAGATTATATGTTTGTTTTTCAGCGTGTAAGCAAGGATTTAAGAATGCTTGTCGGCGTATCATTGGTGTTGATGGATGCTTCTTAAAGGTAGAACATGGTGGGCAATTGTTATCGGCCGTGGGGCTAGATCcaaataataatatatttccaATATGTTACGCAATGGTTGAGCGTGAAACAAAAGATAGTTGGACATGGTTTCTTCGCCTCTTAGATGAAGACATTGGTATTAGCAATGATCCACATACCTGGGCATTTATGTCAGATAAGCAAAAAGGTTTGATTCCTGCACTTGAATCATTGTTTCCTGATGTTGAACATAGATTTTGTGTGAGACATTTAGAGAGCAATATGAAACGTGATGGATTCAAGAGTGTAGCGATTAAGATCGCCTTTTGGGCTGCGGCAAAGGCAACAAGAATTGAAGAGTTTCAAGTGCACATGGCTGAGTTAAAAGACATTGATGCAAAAGCATATGGATGGTTGGTGAACAAACCTGAAAGCCAGTGGTGTAAGGCATATTTCAGCACCACTTCTAAATCAGACATCTTGTTGAACAACATGTGCGAAAGTTTTAACAGCTTTATATTAGATGCTAGGGAGAAGCCAATAATTGAGATGTTTGAGATAATACGAAATCTTTTGATGGGCAGATTTcaaaaaaatagagagagggcTGAGAAATGGAAAGGTCGAATTTGTTCAAAGATCAGAGATGTGCTAGAAAAGATCTATGTGGAGGCTATTAGGTATTCCCCCATGAAATCAGATGAAATGCACTACCAGATAACAAGGTCAGATGATAGACGTGATCAACATTCGGTTGATCTGTTGAGTAGGTCTTGTAGTTGTAGGAAATATGATTTGACAGGCATTCCTTGCAAGCACGTTGTATGCGCCATTTGGTGCAAAAAAGATGATCCAGAGGCATATGTCCATCCTTATTACTTGGTAGAGACATATAAAAGATGTTATGCAGCACGAATAATGCCTATCAATGGACCAGACTTGTGGCCTCAATGTGATTTGACGCCCCCACTACCCCCAGTATACAAAGAAAAAGTTGGACGACCTGCAAAATTGCGAAGAAGGGAACCAGATGAACCACCCCCTTCTGAAAATAAGTTGAGAGGtgtaaaaaaatttacaaaatgcAAATTATGCGGTGGATCAGGACACAACAAAAGGACTTGTAACCGGACTGAAAATGTCCAACACCAAGAAGCTGTACAACAAGAGCCCATGACACAACAAAGTGCTATTTTACCAAATAATAATTTGGATCCAACTAGAAAAGAAAAACTACAG GTGAAAAGAGCACGGCAAGTTGGAGTTAATATTGAAGGGAATTCAGGTTCAATATCTTTGATAAat GTTAACCAATCATTGAATATTCATACACCTGCTTTTTTTAAAGACAGTGTCAGCTTTACAACAGTCTCACGATTGCAAGCTTCTGCTGGTGTTCGAGGTAGAGTTGAACAGTCATCGTCTTTGCCAGCAAATCCCATGGTCAAGTCTAATTCTTCTCAGGAATCTTTTAAGAAGAAGTGA
- the LOC122041695 gene encoding CRM-domain containing factor CFM3, chloroplastic/mitochondrial-like isoform X1 encodes MALLPSAHIAELPSHSSFPLCSRPLSLSLWLPRCRFHRFRFSAASSSSVRLAERGGGDSDARSSSGNPRLPWEDNDEDGRLPSGSTNPPFRSAPWLQQWDPPESSTSQAPAKRKPKEPDVGRGGSIERIVYRLRNLELSCEEVEGVDGDSKETPLSGKERLGELLERTWSRPHTCQMVDRILLPWEREDDRGFVEEEVTKGEKRKRLRAPTLAELTIEDSELRRLRRLGIMLRERITVPKAGVTQAITEKIHDAWRKSEIVRLKFHEDLVHDMKTAHELVESRTGGLVIWRSGSVMVVYRGSNYKRPSRTQLPDVQNNQTLVSNETESLFIPDVSETTTLVENVDHSVTSKPVTSSSFDLNLKHEKNLAEEEVEFNHLLDGLGPRFVDWWGTGILPVDADLLPQNIPGFRTPFRLLPSGMRARLTNSEMTNLRKLAKRLPCHFALGRNRHHHGLADAILKIWEKSLVVKIAVKRGVQNTNNKLMAEELKALIGGTLLLRNKYYIVIYRGKDFIPASVATALAEREELTKEIQDAEEQLRKRTIGEPSVNAPEGDAPVGTLAEFLEAQARWGRQISTEERDAMKEEASRYKTTKLFKRVEHKLSIAQAKKARAEQLLTKIEASMVPVNPCEDQETITDEERSVFRRIGLRMKAYLPLGIRGVFDGVIENMHLHWKHRELVKLISKQKTLAFVESTARLLEYESGGILVAIEPVPKGYALIYYRGKNYQRPISLRPRNLLTKAKALKRAIAIQRHEALSQHIVELEKNIEVMKEELVCANGISENEEIAATGTNTMQSDDESSFQMEDEDASLDSDDEEDVSDFYDSEDEEDEASRD; translated from the exons ATGGCTCTCCTTCCCAGCGCCCACATCGCGGAGCTCCCTTCACACAGCTCCTTCCCTCTTTGCTCCCGCccgctctctctctccctctggCTTCCCCGCTGCCGATTCCACCGCTTCCGCTTCTCCGCAGCTTCGTCGTCCTCCGTCCGCCTCGCTGAGCGCGGGGGCGGTGATTCCGATGCACGGAGCTCCTCCGGAAACCCAAGGCTACCGTGGGAAGACAACGACGAGGATGGCAGGCTACCCAGTGGTAGCACGAATCCCCCTTTCCGCTCCGCTCCCTGGTTGCAGCAGTGGGATCCTCCTGAGTCGTCTACATCCCAGGCTCCTGCAAAGAGGAAGCCGAAAGAGCCCGACGTTGGCCGAGGCGGCTCCATTGAGAGGATCGTGTATCGGCTGCGTAACCTCGAACTCAGTTGCGAGGAAGTAGAGGGCGTGGACGGAGACAGCAAAGAGACGCCTTTGAGCGGAAAAGAGAGGTTGGGTGAGCTTCTAGAGCGCACCTGGAGCCGTCCGCACACGTGCCAAATGGTGGATCGAATTCTTCTGCCGTGGGAGAGGGAAGACGACAGAGGGTTTGTGGAGGAAGAGGTTACGAAGGGAGAAAAACGAAAGAGACTGAGGGCGCCAACTTTAGCAGAGCTCACCATAGAGGATTCTGAGCTGCGGAGGCTCAGGCGGCTGGGAATCATGCTGAGAGAAAGAATCACTGTGCCGAAAGCTGGTGTCACGCAGGCCATTACTGAGAAGATTCATGATGCATGGAGGAAGTCGGAGATAGTTCGGTTAAAGTTTCACGAGGATTTGGTCCATGATATGAAGACAGCTCATGAGCTTGTTGAG AGTAGGACTGGAGGATTGGTTATTTGGAGATCTGGTAGTGTTATGGTGGTCTATCGGGGTAGCAACTATAAACGTCCTTCTAGAACTCAATTGCCAGATGTGCAAAACAATCAGACATTAGTATCAAATGAAACTGAGTCATTATTTATTCCAGATGTTTCAGAAACCACCACATTGGTCGAGAATGTTGATCATTCTGTAACCTCAAAACCTGTAACTTCAAGTTCATTTGATTTAAACCTTAAGCATGAAAAAAATCTGGCAGAAGAGGAAGTGGAGTTTAACCACTTGCTTGATGGGTTAGGTCCTCGGTTTGTTGATTGGTGGGGAACTGGGATTTTACCTGTAGATGCTGATTTATTACCTCAAAATATTCCTGGTTTTAGAACACCTTTTAGACTTCTGCCTTCTGGTATGCGAGCACGCCTTACCAATTCAGAGATGACCAACTTGAGAAAGCTAGCGAAGAGACTTCCTTGTCATTTCGCCCTTG GGAGAAACAGACACCATCATGGTTTGGCAGATGCTATTCTGAAGATTTGGGAAAAAAGTTTAGTTGTGAAAATTGCAGTGAAAAGGGGAGTTCAAAATACCAACAATAAACTAATGGCTGAAGAGCTGAAG GCTTTGATTGGAGGAACCTTGCTTCTTCGAAACAAGTATTACATTGTTATTTATCGTGGGAAGGATTTTATTCCGGCTTCTGTAGCCACTGCTTTGGCTGAAAGGGAGGAACTGACAAAGGAAATCCAAGATGCAGAGGAGCAACTGCGGAAAAGAACGATTGGAGAACCTAGTGTAAACGCACCTGAGGGGGATGCACCTGTTGGTACTTTAGCTGAGTTTCTCGAGGCTCAAGCACGGTGGGGAAGACAAATATCCACTGAAGAGCGTGATGCAATGAAAGAAGAAGCTTCAAGATATAAAACAACCAAGCTTTTTAAAAGGGTTGAACATAAACTATCCATT gctcaagcaaagaaggcAAGAGCTGAGCAATTGCTTACTAAGATTGAAGCATCAATGGTTCCTGTCAATCCATGTGAGGACCAGGAAACAATCACTGATGAAGAAAGATCTGTGTTTCGCAGAATCGGTTTGCGAATGAAGGCATACTTGCCACTTG GAATCCGTGGTGTTTTTGATGGTGTGATCGAGAATATGcacttgcattggaagcatagGGAATTGGTTAAGCTAATTTCTAAGCAGAAAACCTTAGCTTTTGTTGAGAGCACAGCAAGACTCCTCGAATACGAGAGTGGTGGTATTTTAGTTGCAATTGAGCCTGTCCCCAAAGGTTATGCACTTATTTATTATCGTGGGAAGAATTATCAACGACCTATTAGCTTGCGCCCTAGAAATCTTTTAACAAAGGCAAAAGCATTGAAGCGTGCAATAGCAATACAACGCCATGAG GCCCTTAGCCAACATATAGTCGAGCTTGAGAAAAACATAGAAGTAATGAAGGAGGAACTGGTATGTGCCAAT GGAATCTCTGAAAATGAGGAAATAGCTGCTACTGGCACAAATACAATGCAGTCCGACGATGAGTCGTCATTTCAGATGGAAGATGAAGATGCTTCTCTTGATTCTGATGATGAAGAAGACGTCAGTGATTTCTATGATTCTGAAGACGAGGAGGATGAAGCTTCAAGAGATTGA
- the LOC122041698 gene encoding oxygen-evolving enhancer protein 1, chloroplastic → MAELLLSDLLILRCQYTSIQPDGTQPTEGEMAASLQAAATLMQPSKVGAAGRSIAGQPVRYSSHLSKAFGFEPAAARVSCSLHSDLRDLAQKGTDAVKLAGFALAASALVVSGASAEGVPKRLTYDEIQSKTYMEVKGTGTANQCPSIDGGVDSFAFKPGKYNAKKLCLEPTSFTVKAEGVSKNAPPEFQKTKLMTRLTYTLDEIEGPFEVGSDGSIKFEEKDGIDYAAVTVQLPGGERVPFLFTVKQLVATGKPDSFSGKFLVPSYRGSSFLDPKGRGGSTGYDNAVALPAGGRGDEEELSKENIKNVSSSTGTITLSVTKSKPETGEVIGVFESLQPSDTDLGAKTPKDVKIQGIWYAQLE, encoded by the exons ATGGCAGAACTCCTCTTATCCGATCTTCTTATCCTCCGCTGTCAATATACCTCCATCCAACCCGATGGCACTCAGCCAACAGAGGGGGAAATGGCAGCATCTCTGCAAGCCGCCGCCACGCTGATGCAACCGTCCAAGGTCGGCGCTGCCGGCCGAAGCATCGCAGGCCAGCCGGTGAGGTATTCTTCCCACCTGTCTAAGGCGTTTGGGTTCGAGCCGGCCGCCGCCAGGGTCTCCTGTTCTTTACATTCCGACCTCCGAGACTTGGCGCAGAAGGGCACTGACGCCGTCAAGCTCGCCGGCTTCGCACTGGCCGCCTCCGCCCTCGTCGTCTCC GGAGCGAGCGCAGAGGGCGTGCCGAAGAGGCTGACGTACGACGAGATCCAGAGCAAGACGTACATGGAGGTGAAGGGGACGGGGACGGCGAACCAGTGCCCGAGTATCGACGGCGGCGTGGACTCCTTCGCCTTCAAGCCCGGGAAGTACAACGCCAAGAAGTTGTGCCTGGAGCCGACGTCGTTCACTGTGAAGGCGGAGGGAGTGTCGAAGAACGCGCCGCCGGAGTTCCAGAAGACGAAGCTGATGACCCGGCTGACGTACACGCTGGACGAGATCGAGGGGCCCTTTGAGGTGGGCTCCGACGGCAGCATCAAGTTCGAGGAGAAGGACGGGATCGACTACGCGGCGGTGACGGTCCAGCTGCCCGGCGGCGAGCGCGTGCCGTTCCTGTTCACCGTCAAGCAGCTGGTGGCGACGGGCAAACCGGATAGCTTCAGCGGGAAGTTCCTGGTGCCCTCCTACCGAGGCTCCTCCTTCCTGGACCCAAAGGGCAGGGGAGGCTCCACCGGGTACGACAACGCCGTGGCGCTGCCCGCCGGCGGCAGGGGAGACGAGGAGGAGCTGAGCAAGGAGAACATCAAGAACGTCTCCTCCTCCACGGGCACCATCACGCTCAGCGTCACCAAGAGCAAGCCCGAGACCGGCGAAGTCATCGGCGTCTTCGAGAGCCTGCAGCCGTCCGACACCGATCTGGGTGCCAAGACTCCTAAAGATGTGAAGATCCAGGGAATCTGGTACGCCCAGCTGGAGTAG
- the LOC122041695 gene encoding CRM-domain containing factor CFM3, chloroplastic/mitochondrial-like isoform X2, whose product MALLPSAHIAELPSHSSFPLCSRPLSLSLWLPRCRFHRFRFSAASSSSVRLAERGGGDSDARSSSGNPRLPWEDNDEDGRLPSGSTNPPFRSAPWLQQWDPPESSTSQAPAKRKPKEPDVGRGGSIERIVYRLRNLELSCEEVEGVDGDSKETPLSGKERLGELLERTWSRPHTCQMVDRILLPWEREDDRGFVEEEVTKGEKRKRLRAPTLAELTIEDSELRRLRRLGIMLRERITVPKAGVTQAITEKIHDAWRKSEIVRLKFHEDLVHDMKTAHELVESRTGGLVIWRSGSVMVVYRGSNYKRPSRTQLPDVQNNQTLVSNETESLFIPDVSETTTLVENVDHSVTSKPVTSSSFDLNLKHEKNLAEEEVEFNHLLDGLGPRFVDWWGTGILPVDADLLPQNIPGFRTPFRLLPSGMRARLTNSEMTNLRKLAKRLPCHFALGRNRHHHGLADAILKIWEKSLVVKIAVKRGVQNTNNKLMAEELKALIGGTLLLRNKYYIVIYRGKDFIPASVATALAEREELTKEIQDAEEQLRKRTIGEPSVNAPEGDAPVGTLAEFLEAQARWGRQISTEERDAMKEEASRYKTTKLFKRVEHKLSIAQAKKARAEQLLTKIEASMVPVNPCEDQETITDEERSVFRRIGLRMKAYLPLGIRGVFDGVIENMHLHWKHRELVKLISKQKTLAFVESTARLLEYESGGILVAIEPVPKGYALIYYRGKNYQRPISLRPRNLLTKAKALKRAIAIQRHEALSQHIVELEKNIEVMKEELGISENEEIAATGTNTMQSDDESSFQMEDEDASLDSDDEEDVSDFYDSEDEEDEASRD is encoded by the exons ATGGCTCTCCTTCCCAGCGCCCACATCGCGGAGCTCCCTTCACACAGCTCCTTCCCTCTTTGCTCCCGCccgctctctctctccctctggCTTCCCCGCTGCCGATTCCACCGCTTCCGCTTCTCCGCAGCTTCGTCGTCCTCCGTCCGCCTCGCTGAGCGCGGGGGCGGTGATTCCGATGCACGGAGCTCCTCCGGAAACCCAAGGCTACCGTGGGAAGACAACGACGAGGATGGCAGGCTACCCAGTGGTAGCACGAATCCCCCTTTCCGCTCCGCTCCCTGGTTGCAGCAGTGGGATCCTCCTGAGTCGTCTACATCCCAGGCTCCTGCAAAGAGGAAGCCGAAAGAGCCCGACGTTGGCCGAGGCGGCTCCATTGAGAGGATCGTGTATCGGCTGCGTAACCTCGAACTCAGTTGCGAGGAAGTAGAGGGCGTGGACGGAGACAGCAAAGAGACGCCTTTGAGCGGAAAAGAGAGGTTGGGTGAGCTTCTAGAGCGCACCTGGAGCCGTCCGCACACGTGCCAAATGGTGGATCGAATTCTTCTGCCGTGGGAGAGGGAAGACGACAGAGGGTTTGTGGAGGAAGAGGTTACGAAGGGAGAAAAACGAAAGAGACTGAGGGCGCCAACTTTAGCAGAGCTCACCATAGAGGATTCTGAGCTGCGGAGGCTCAGGCGGCTGGGAATCATGCTGAGAGAAAGAATCACTGTGCCGAAAGCTGGTGTCACGCAGGCCATTACTGAGAAGATTCATGATGCATGGAGGAAGTCGGAGATAGTTCGGTTAAAGTTTCACGAGGATTTGGTCCATGATATGAAGACAGCTCATGAGCTTGTTGAG AGTAGGACTGGAGGATTGGTTATTTGGAGATCTGGTAGTGTTATGGTGGTCTATCGGGGTAGCAACTATAAACGTCCTTCTAGAACTCAATTGCCAGATGTGCAAAACAATCAGACATTAGTATCAAATGAAACTGAGTCATTATTTATTCCAGATGTTTCAGAAACCACCACATTGGTCGAGAATGTTGATCATTCTGTAACCTCAAAACCTGTAACTTCAAGTTCATTTGATTTAAACCTTAAGCATGAAAAAAATCTGGCAGAAGAGGAAGTGGAGTTTAACCACTTGCTTGATGGGTTAGGTCCTCGGTTTGTTGATTGGTGGGGAACTGGGATTTTACCTGTAGATGCTGATTTATTACCTCAAAATATTCCTGGTTTTAGAACACCTTTTAGACTTCTGCCTTCTGGTATGCGAGCACGCCTTACCAATTCAGAGATGACCAACTTGAGAAAGCTAGCGAAGAGACTTCCTTGTCATTTCGCCCTTG GGAGAAACAGACACCATCATGGTTTGGCAGATGCTATTCTGAAGATTTGGGAAAAAAGTTTAGTTGTGAAAATTGCAGTGAAAAGGGGAGTTCAAAATACCAACAATAAACTAATGGCTGAAGAGCTGAAG GCTTTGATTGGAGGAACCTTGCTTCTTCGAAACAAGTATTACATTGTTATTTATCGTGGGAAGGATTTTATTCCGGCTTCTGTAGCCACTGCTTTGGCTGAAAGGGAGGAACTGACAAAGGAAATCCAAGATGCAGAGGAGCAACTGCGGAAAAGAACGATTGGAGAACCTAGTGTAAACGCACCTGAGGGGGATGCACCTGTTGGTACTTTAGCTGAGTTTCTCGAGGCTCAAGCACGGTGGGGAAGACAAATATCCACTGAAGAGCGTGATGCAATGAAAGAAGAAGCTTCAAGATATAAAACAACCAAGCTTTTTAAAAGGGTTGAACATAAACTATCCATT gctcaagcaaagaaggcAAGAGCTGAGCAATTGCTTACTAAGATTGAAGCATCAATGGTTCCTGTCAATCCATGTGAGGACCAGGAAACAATCACTGATGAAGAAAGATCTGTGTTTCGCAGAATCGGTTTGCGAATGAAGGCATACTTGCCACTTG GAATCCGTGGTGTTTTTGATGGTGTGATCGAGAATATGcacttgcattggaagcatagGGAATTGGTTAAGCTAATTTCTAAGCAGAAAACCTTAGCTTTTGTTGAGAGCACAGCAAGACTCCTCGAATACGAGAGTGGTGGTATTTTAGTTGCAATTGAGCCTGTCCCCAAAGGTTATGCACTTATTTATTATCGTGGGAAGAATTATCAACGACCTATTAGCTTGCGCCCTAGAAATCTTTTAACAAAGGCAAAAGCATTGAAGCGTGCAATAGCAATACAACGCCATGAG GCCCTTAGCCAACATATAGTCGAGCTTGAGAAAAACATAGAAGTAATGAAGGAGGAACTG GGAATCTCTGAAAATGAGGAAATAGCTGCTACTGGCACAAATACAATGCAGTCCGACGATGAGTCGTCATTTCAGATGGAAGATGAAGATGCTTCTCTTGATTCTGATGATGAAGAAGACGTCAGTGATTTCTATGATTCTGAAGACGAGGAGGATGAAGCTTCAAGAGATTGA